In Ananas comosus cultivar F153 linkage group 10, ASM154086v1, whole genome shotgun sequence, the sequence AAAAGTAATAGTAGGATGAGATGGAGTATAGCTCTTAAAAACCGGCCCTGCCCAAGTATTTAGACTCTATGTACCAATATATTTCTCATTTACAAAATATTGGTTGTAACACTGACTGTCCCTAGCGTAAATGataaaaggcttggtggttggtatccgagatttcaagtttgaattatttttgtataaaataaacgaagcggatagcttgctacctatctctcaaaaaaaatatatatatattaattgtaaaatttattttatattttagtaatttgTTTCAGCATTTCGCTCGTGGAAAAGAGCAAAACTCATAGGTGAAAAATATTACTTACTGGTTTAAGTCTTAGAAGATGACAAccttatatcaaattaaaaataaatttaaagtttatctcAAACTCCAATGATTAACATATGTTCAACtgttcttgtgatttttatcttttgctaattttaatttattctccaCTGGAAAGTGATTATTTGGTAGGCTTAGTACAAAAGGAGATGCACAAAACTCtatataacaaaaaagaaatttaaatttctattgaTAGATAAATTCAATGAACCTATTTACTATTCATAGCTTGAAGATGATCAGATTCAACGAACCTCATATATTATGTTGTAGGTGAATGATGCATTCCAACCATTTCAGGAGCAAAAGTTATAATCAAAATTACTCAGGATAAAAATTATGTGAGACTGATTTGAGACCAGGATATTATCTGTATACGCGATACAAATTGGAATTTTCAAATCATTGAAATAACACAAATTGAGGACTCAaatctttgaaaatttcaaatggtACGACTACATGCAAATTAACTGAGGTCaatgtaaattataaatttaaaaataattacaaatttttattatttaaaaataaataaatgggcCACCATTCCAGATGAACCATACAGTGCGCAAATTATTCTAGAAGGCCACTGGTTTTGTGTAATTTGATTTATCAATGAACTGTAGAaatatattactattttttattttcttaaatataaattttataaaatttgatacatCAATGAAAATATGTCATGATTAATTACCTTGTAATGCATTCTGATTGGGTGATGCATAAAAATTTGCTTAAATTAGAttgcaaatagaaaagaaaataaatttgacaaCTAATATTAtacttattaaatttgataaaattgttCGGATTAATTACCttgtaattttatcaaattacaAGGTGAATTACCTTGCAATCTATTCGGATTAATTACCTTGCAAtcgattttatcaaatttgataaaagaaaattttaccttgcaattttatttacctttcaaaataaattagattaattaataatttgacaACTAATATAAtacttattaaatttgataaaattaaataactaaacCAAGTGTagagattcaaaaaaaaaaggctaaattacataaaccTCATTGTAAATACCcgctttttactttttctttttaattttcaaaaatctatattttgctttcttaaaatttcaaaaacattTTTAAAGAGTACGGCgttaatggagagggcaaaatgattgaattacccttttttttcaataaaaaaatatttttaaaaatttttctctcATCTTGAAcgatattttcgatataaattaaaaaaggacGGAATAGTAATGTTAACCTACCGAGGGGAGGGGGGCTAAATACAAcaactttaaatatttagaaggtaaaatgtaggtttttgaaagttaagaaaggaaagtgaaaagaacGGATATTTATAATGaggtttttttgttaatttagtctaaaaaataaagaaaaaatttaagggCCTGGAATAAAAATGTAGTTAGTAGGCTAATTTCGAAAAGctaatagttgagggggtcccCTTGCATTTTTAGCCCGGCAAGACCGCAAGAGCTTAGTTTTCGCCGCGCGCGCATCGAACCGTCCCCAAGTTTAGGTCCGTCGCTCCGGCTCTTTCTTAATTCTTTTGCTCCAGCAGGAATCTCCTCTCAGCCTGCCTGCCGGCAACTCCATCCGTTCTGCGGTCGGCGCAGGCGAGAATGCCGGCGGCAGAATTGATCGGCTTGGCAGCACTGGGATGGGTGGCATCTCCCGCCGTGGCGAAGCTGCTCAGCGAAGGCTTCACCAGCCTGGGCATGATGATGATCAACACGGAGAAAAGGCTGGCCAAGCTGGAGTCCACCATATTCCCGGTGTTCGAGGTCGTGCTCGACGCCGCGGAGCGGAGCCCGCACCGATCCAAGGTCATGAAGTGGCTGCGCAGACTCAAATCCGCTTACCACGACGCCGAGGACGCGCTGGACCTCCTCGACTACCAACGCCTCAAGCGCAAGGCCGCCGCCGCAAGCAGCCGTCGAAGGCGAAGAAGCATTATTACTATTGCTCGGGTGCGCTCGCTCTTCCGTCCTTTATTGAGAGGCAGTCGGAATGTGCTATCATCTCGAAAGATTAAGCTGATGCGCAGGCTGAGCAAGCTGGAAGCGATCGCCGGCGAAGCCGAGAAGCTCCGCGATCTGCTAGGCGTGCAGCCTGTTCAGACGGCAGCGCGCGACGGCCGGCAGACCATCTCGCTGCCTCCGCGCGGGGTGTTCGGTCGCGACAGCGATTGCGAAGCGATCATCCGGCTTTTGGAAACGAAGCACCGGCAGGAGGGCGTGCCTATAATCCCCATCGTCGGTCGCCCGGGGGTCGGAAAGACTACCCTCGCGCAGTACGTCTGCGAGCGGCTGACGAGCGAATTCGGTAACAAGCATTTCGATCTTGTCGTTTGGGTCTACGCATCTCGGAATTTCAAAGCGTCCGAAATTATGAAAAACATCATACAACAAGCCTCTGCCGCAAGTGAGCCTCAGAGTCCGGTTAATCCGAACGATCTGCCCGCGGTGATCCGCGCCCATCTTCGTAACCTCGACATGATGGCCGTGGACAACATCGACAGCGATGAAGTGCTGCAGCGAAAAATGGACGAAAAGTTGAACTCGAAGAAGTTCCTGCTTGTGATAGACGATGTTTGGTGCGACGGAGAAGACCACGCGCATAATTGGGACACTCTGCTCAGATGTTTGAGCAAATGTTCGCCCGGGAGCAAGATTTTAGTTACATCTCAAACAAACGATGCGCCGAGAAAGATGGGCGCCGCTGCGGAGAACATTTATGTTCTCGGAGAGTTAGAGGAGGACGACTTTTTGGATCTTTTCATTCACCATGCGTTGAACGGCGAGGGGATCGATCCTTGCGTGCGAGAAGATTTGGAAAAGATAGGCAAGACGATCGCCAGGAGGTTGGATAGAGATCCTACGGCCGCGAAGATAGTCGGCCTCTGCCTACAAGACAAGCTGCAGGTGAGATATTGGACAGAAACTGCAGAGAAGGACTGGTCCGACGACAAAACCAAAGCATTGATGTGGAGTTATCAGCATTTGCCCGCACATCTGCAGCGCTGCTTCGCGTACTTAAACCTGTATCCTAAAGGCTACAAGTTCAAAGATTTAGAAGTCTTTCAGTTCTGGATGGCGCAGGGTTTCATCAAGCCGGCGGAGCAGGATGCGAGGATGGAGGATGTGGGCAGCCGATACCTGAAAGAGCTGGTCTCCAGATTCTACGTTCAGTCTCACGGCAGCTACTATACGTTGCACGAGTTACTCTATGATCTAGCCGAAAAGGTTACTTGCGACGATTGTCTTAAAATAGAAGGTAATCATCAAAAGAAGATCCCCGCAACTATACGCCATCTGTGCGTACCGGCTAGCAAACTGAAAATCAATCAGGAGGAGATTTGCAAACTAAAGAAACTGCGCACCCTGATCGTCACAAGCGGAGAAGAAAGCATCGCCTCAAAAGGAAAGGTTGCGACCGGCATCTTCAAGAGCTTGAAAAGATTGCGTGTGCTGGTTTTGGAGTTGAATCTAGAAAATTTGGCAGAATTTATTAGTGAACTGAAGCACCTTCGCATCCTGCAAGTTCCAGATATTAGCAAGTTTGTGTTGCCAAAGTCGGCGTGCGCTCTTTACCAGTTGCAGGTGTTAAGGATAAAAAGCGCGAGGTCGATTCCTAAATGCCTTGATAACTTCGTCAGCTTGAGGTATCTAGAGCCTCCCGACGTTCCCGATATCGGCAAGTTAACTTCCTTGCAAGGCCTAGAAATATTTCAGGTGAGAAAGGAAAAAGGATACGAACTGGCGCAGTTGCAGAACTTGAATGAACTTCGAGGACGCTTGCGCATTGATAGTCTTGAGAATGTTGAGAGCAAGGAGAGCGCCATTGCAGCcaatttgaaagaaaagaagtatCTTGATATGCTCCAGTTGGTATGGCGCGACGGTGAGGATAATGTAAACTCTAATTTGGATGTCGAAATCCTTGAAGGTCTCCAGTTGCCCCCCAATCTTACCAGCCTGATTTTAGATGGGTATCGGGGACGGTCGTGTCCGTCTTGGCCCGAACATCAAACATCCGATATTCAAGAACTCACGCTGGAGCGGTGTAGAATGCTCGAAGAGCTCCCGCCGATGGAACAGCTTTACCCTTCTTGCAGATCACTTGAGCTTTGCAATCTTTCTAAACTTAAAGCATTACACACCCTTCCCCCGAGCCTTAGAAAACTCACAATACTTATTACTCCAGTCCTCACCTTTGTAACAAAGGAAGACCTGCAGATGAGCCAAGAGCTGAAGGCATCCATAAAGCAGGTCATGAGAAACAGGATGCAGAAATGGTTCCCACGCCAAAATCAGGAGGACTTAGTCCCCAAgggaagagaaatgagggatTTCTTAGTCACAATGAATGGCTCCGACAATGACGCTAGCTCTCCAGGACATACTAGTATACCTGCCGACATAGATAGATGGTTGCGATTACATGAGCAAAAAATGGAATTAATTTACAGCAGACGAAATGAGGCCAAACTGCTTCTGCCCTCTACCCTCACCGAGCTCTGGCTTGAGGAATGCAGTATTACTAACCGCGCATTGTCGGCGTGCCTACAAAACCTCACCTCTCTTACCACGCTGTCGTTAGGGGATATCAGAACGATAACCCGCCTACCATCTGCGGACGTACTTGGCAAGTTAACATCACTCCAGGCTATAATTCTACGGGGGTGCTGGGCCGTCACTTCGCTGGGTGGTATCAGATCCCTTCCCCATCTCAAAGAACTCTACCTATCCGGATGCCCCTGCTTGGATAGTAAAGATGCTTTCCTGCCGCCCTCGTTGGAGTCTACTGACTTTCTTTGTTGTGCAAATGTAGATGACATCTTAGCAAATGCAGATTTGCCACGTCTATCTCGTCTTACGATTACTCAGTGTCATATGCGAACGGCATCGTTACAGTTCGGCAACCTCCCATCTCTTCACTCCTTGCGTGTTGGGCATTGTCCTGGCCTCTCATTCTCAGTGGATGTGCAGAAACTGCACTCTCTAGAGTTTCTCATTCTGCAGAACTGCACAAATCTACAGGCAGTGATGAATTTACCCAAGTCACTCCGAAGTTTAGTAATACGCGGGTGTCCGATTTTAGAGAAGCAATCTGTAAAGAGCGATTCAGGCGTACATATGCTTGGCGGCGTCCCTGTAGAGCAGTAGAAGACAGCTTCCCTACATGTTTCTGGGATGTAGAACAGACTTGCGTATCGTATCGCCTTCCGGTTCTTACGAATTTGCTTGTCCATTTAAGACAAAGCTTCCAATCCCTgatcttcttattctttttttcctacTTAAAGTGCAAATTTTAGTCACAGCCTCTTGACGAATCAGCAAAGATCATGAAGCTCTTCAAACTTTTCTACATTTTGCCTGTGTTTTTGATATTAGGTTTAAAATGTTGAACTGTTTTTGTAAGCTActcatttaattttcttctttgttgGTTTCCAGTCATTGCGTGTATAATTTGGTTCTATGACTGGAGCTTTAGATTGTTGGTGTTATGATGCAATACCTACTGTTCTATTCTATAATCGCTGTCCTTTTCGAATCTTTATGCTAAATCAACATAATTCAGCTGAGTTATTTCCCTTGCTTGTTTATTTAACTCCTGGAGATTCAAAACTGCAGCAGAGAGTATTTCATATCAGCTTTCTAGTCAAAACAGTCACAAAATTCAGAAAGATAAGATTCATGATcttgcaatttaaatttttatatttaatcttTTTGAATACACCACTTTCTTTATTTGTCAGTGTGTTCACTTCTCAATGTTCTAATTTTGTTTCTGTTTCACCATCTTTCTGCAGATGATGGATAAAATTAACTCAAAACCTAATCCGGCTGATTTCTCTTGTGAGGAACTACTAGCACAGAGATTCCTGGATAtggtgagatttttattttcagccgttgattttaatctcttttgatcgctaggtaaatgatatcgaaaaaccgtaaaatttattttttgatacttcaaatatgctagatcaagtctaacggagccgatcgttgattcgaaacctccatcatcgaaaacggcttaggagcacggaggcctccgtgctcctaatagcacacaagacctactctctctctctctctctctctctatatatatatatatataattgagctgcCACGCTGTACATAGTGGAAGAATAGTATTTACTATAGACTTTTTAATCCTTTGATACATAAGATATACTATTTGGTGGTGGTATTCATATGGATCCAGGGCTAAAATGTCTATAGTAAGTACTACTCATCTACTATATTGCTGTTAAATTTTTGTAGAGTAGGCCTTTCATCGTATAGAGTAATGCTTCAGATACCTCATCATTTGTTAGTTTGTACTGTACAAATTAATTTAGCACACAATGTGTTGGTACATATGCCTATAACTGTTCAATTTGCATGTCACAACGCTAAAATGcatatacattattttttttttttaataaagatcTTTAAAAGCAGT encodes:
- the LOC109716105 gene encoding putative disease resistance RPP13-like protein 1, which translates into the protein MPAAELIGLAALGWVASPAVAKLLSEGFTSLGMMMINTEKRLAKLESTIFPVFEVVLDAAERSPHRSKVMKWLRRLKSAYHDAEDALDLLDYQRLKRKAAAASSRRRRRSIITIARVRSLFRPLLRGSRNVLSSRKIKLMRRLSKLEAIAGEAEKLRDLLGVQPVQTAARDGRQTISLPPRGVFGRDSDCEAIIRLLETKHRQEGVPIIPIVGRPGVGKTTLAQYVCERLTSEFGNKHFDLVVWVYASRNFKASEIMKNIIQQASAASEPQSPVNPNDLPAVIRAHLRNLDMMAVDNIDSDEVLQRKMDEKLNSKKFLLVIDDVWCDGEDHAHNWDTLLRCLSKCSPGSKILVTSQTNDAPRKMGAAAENIYVLGELEEDDFLDLFIHHALNGEGIDPCVREDLEKIGKTIARRLDRDPTAAKIVGLCLQDKLQVRYWTETAEKDWSDDKTKALMWSYQHLPAHLQRCFAYLNLYPKGYKFKDLEVFQFWMAQGFIKPAEQDARMEDVGSRYLKELVSRFYVQSHGSYYTLHELLYDLAEKVTCDDCLKIEGNHQKKIPATIRHLCVPASKLKINQEEICKLKKLRTLIVTSGEESIASKGKVATGIFKSLKRLRVLVLELNLENLAEFISELKHLRILQVPDISKFVLPKSACALYQLQVLRIKSARSIPKCLDNFVSLRYLEPPDVPDIGKLTSLQGLEIFQVRKEKGYELAQLQNLNELRGRLRIDSLENVESKESAIAANLKEKKYLDMLQLVWRDGEDNVNSNLDVEILEGLQLPPNLTSLILDGYRGRSCPSWPEHQTSDIQELTLERCRMLEELPPMEQLYPSCRSLELCNLSKLKALHTLPPSLRKLTILITPVLTFVTKEDLQMSQELKASIKQVMRNRMQKWFPRQNQEDLVPKGREMRDFLVTMNGSDNDASSPGHTSIPADIDRWLRLHEQKMELIYSRRNEAKLLLPSTLTELWLEECSITNRALSACLQNLTSLTTLSLGDIRTITRLPSADVLGKLTSLQAIILRGCWAVTSLGGIRSLPHLKELYLSGCPCLDSKDAFLPPSLESTDFLCCANVDDILANADLPRLSRLTITQCHMRTASLQFGNLPSLHSLRVGHCPGLSFSVDVQKLHSLEFLILQNCTNLQAVMNLPKSLRSLVIRGCPILEKQSVKSDSGVHMLGGVPVEQ